One window of the Nitratidesulfovibrio sp. genome contains the following:
- a CDS encoding molybdopterin-dependent oxidoreductase, with protein MTRRSFLKGLIASGALATLPCGLLTPRSASAAPFNKADFQIFRNACPRNCYDTCSIVTYVKDGVVRFVEGAPESTFTAGGLCVKGYAYPRRVYSPDRIKYPMVQDGRGSGNWRRVSWDEAMERIARKLLEIKEKDGNLLGLALTKYSGNFGITNYGVEGMMSSLGYTTRLVGTPCWPAGIDAQNYDLGDMWCNDPEDMEKSRYVIIWGANPAWCSVHSMKYVYAARDRGAKIVVIDPVLTQTAAKGDVAWQPETGSDGALALGMARHVLDLGLVDRDFVANNAVGFEEFAAYLRNNVTVDWAAEKSGIPADEIRRVAEEFATAKPATIWIGYGMQRHVNGGAAVRAIDALVAMTGNVGKVGGGARYGHLQTWGFNYHAMIQKAPAGSTGFVGKAGPKGEFDVTAGAAAAAAYTDRALNINKTAQELLDAQNPPVRVLWSSCKNPFAQDFDRNKLEKAFNKLEMVVSVEQFFTETVRHSDIVLPVTTLFEEWTVNASYWHYWVSLNEQAIAPLHEAKSNIEIAALLSKHMNRLSPGSCTYPQDIDTKEWMEKEFNKGVYELLGISHWQDLRKGPAKAKMPSSASWSDRKFKTPSGKYEFRSDLCASHGHKALPEYKEGRKAYAPYRLLTPHSKFAIHSQFANLDWMEEFQKEPFVYLNPALAKAKGIADLDTVRVFNPTGEVKLRAKITNTVPGDCLLVYEAWFRKLDFNVQNLVDDESADMGAYKTGAPGVAIHDQFADVARA; from the coding sequence ATGACCAGGCGCAGCTTCCTCAAGGGGCTCATCGCATCCGGCGCGCTGGCCACGCTGCCCTGCGGACTGCTGACGCCCCGCAGCGCATCCGCCGCGCCCTTCAACAAGGCGGATTTCCAGATCTTCCGCAACGCCTGCCCGCGCAACTGTTACGACACGTGCAGCATCGTCACCTACGTCAAGGATGGGGTGGTCAGGTTCGTGGAAGGCGCGCCGGAATCCACCTTCACGGCGGGCGGGCTGTGCGTGAAGGGCTATGCCTACCCCCGCCGCGTCTACAGCCCCGACCGCATCAAGTACCCCATGGTCCAGGACGGGCGCGGCAGCGGCAACTGGCGGCGCGTCTCGTGGGATGAGGCCATGGAACGCATCGCCCGCAAGCTGCTGGAGATCAAGGAAAAGGACGGCAACCTGCTGGGTCTTGCCCTTACCAAGTATTCCGGCAACTTCGGCATCACCAACTATGGGGTCGAGGGCATGATGTCCTCGTTGGGCTACACCACCCGCCTCGTGGGCACGCCCTGCTGGCCCGCAGGCATAGACGCCCAGAACTACGACCTGGGCGACATGTGGTGCAACGACCCGGAAGACATGGAAAAGTCGCGCTACGTCATCATCTGGGGCGCCAACCCCGCGTGGTGTTCCGTGCATTCCATGAAGTACGTCTACGCCGCCCGCGACCGGGGGGCCAAGATCGTGGTCATCGACCCGGTGCTGACCCAGACCGCCGCCAAGGGCGACGTGGCCTGGCAGCCGGAAACCGGCAGCGACGGCGCGCTGGCGCTGGGCATGGCCCGGCACGTGCTTGACCTGGGGCTGGTGGACCGCGACTTCGTGGCCAACAACGCCGTGGGCTTCGAGGAATTCGCCGCGTACCTGCGCAACAACGTCACCGTGGACTGGGCGGCGGAAAAGTCCGGCATCCCCGCCGACGAGATCCGCCGCGTGGCAGAGGAATTCGCCACCGCCAAGCCCGCCACCATCTGGATCGGCTACGGCATGCAGCGCCACGTCAACGGCGGGGCCGCCGTGCGCGCCATCGACGCGCTGGTGGCCATGACCGGCAACGTGGGCAAGGTGGGCGGCGGCGCGCGCTACGGCCACCTGCAAACCTGGGGATTCAACTACCACGCCATGATCCAGAAGGCCCCGGCGGGGTCCACCGGCTTCGTGGGCAAGGCGGGTCCCAAGGGCGAATTCGACGTGACCGCAGGTGCGGCGGCGGCAGCCGCCTACACCGACCGCGCCCTGAACATCAACAAGACCGCCCAGGAACTGCTGGACGCCCAGAACCCGCCGGTGCGCGTGCTGTGGTCGTCGTGCAAGAACCCCTTTGCGCAGGACTTCGACCGCAACAAGCTGGAAAAGGCCTTCAACAAGCTGGAAATGGTGGTCAGCGTCGAACAGTTTTTCACCGAAACGGTGCGCCACTCCGACATCGTGCTGCCGGTGACCACCCTGTTCGAGGAATGGACCGTCAACGCATCTTACTGGCACTACTGGGTATCACTGAACGAGCAGGCCATCGCCCCCCTGCACGAGGCCAAGTCGAACATCGAGATCGCGGCGCTGCTCTCGAAGCACATGAACCGCCTGTCTCCCGGTTCCTGCACCTATCCGCAGGACATCGACACCAAGGAGTGGATGGAGAAGGAGTTCAACAAGGGCGTGTACGAGTTGCTGGGCATCAGCCACTGGCAGGACCTGCGCAAGGGCCCGGCCAAGGCGAAGATGCCGTCGTCCGCCTCGTGGAGCGACCGCAAGTTCAAGACGCCGTCGGGCAAGTACGAGTTCCGGTCCGACCTGTGCGCCAGCCACGGGCACAAGGCCCTGCCGGAATACAAGGAAGGCCGCAAGGCCTACGCCCCCTACCGCCTGCTGACCCCGCACAGCAAGTTCGCCATCCATTCGCAGTTCGCCAACCTGGACTGGATGGAAGAATTCCAGAAGGAACCCTTCGTCTACCTGAACCCCGCGCTGGCCAAGGCCAAGGGCATCGCCGACCTGGACACGGTGCGGGTGTTCAACCCCACCGGCGAGGTGAAGCTGCGCGCCAAGATCACCAATACGGTGCCCGGCGACTGCCTGCTGGTGTACGAGGCGTGGTTCCGCAAGCTGGACTTCAACGTGCAGAACCTTGTGGATGACGAGTCGGCGGACATGGGCGCCTACAAGACCGGTGCCCCCGGCGTGGCCATTCACGACCAGTTCGCCGACGTGGCGAGAGCATAG